Sequence from the Nocardioides exalbidus genome:
CGGTCGAGGCGGTCGCCGAGGTCTGGCAGGCGCGACACCGACGCGGCGCGCACGGCGCTCGCCCACGACGGAGCCATGCCCTCGCCCACCTGGTCGGCCAGGGCACGCACCTCGGTGTCGACGCGCGCGCGCTGCACACCGGTCGCCTTCGGCACGGACGTGCGGGCGGCGCCGGTGAGCTGCTTGCCGGACGAGCCGAGGTCGAGGTGGAGTCGCTTGAGGGGGTCGGGCTTGAGCCGGGAGAACCACGCGGTGACCGGCCAGCCGGTGGCGCGGTTGGCCCGCATCCGGGTCGAGTCGCCGACGGCCTTCACCACCGTCGGGATGCCGGCCGCCTCGGCGAATGCGTCGTCGAGCGCGGCGACCCGCTCCTTCGACAGCGTCGGCACCTTGCCGGCGCCGGCGGCGTCCTGGAGGCGCTGCGCGGCGGACTTCACGTCGGCCTCGAGGCGCGAGCGGGTGACCTTCTTCTCCGCGACGCGCTTGGCGACCAGGCCGCGCAGCTCGTCGATCCCCCAGCCCTGGCGAGCGCTGACCGGAAGCACCGGGACCCCGGCCAGGCCGTCGGCCTCGAGGAGGCGGCGTACGTCCTCCACCATCGTGGCGCGCCGGTCCTCCGGCACGGTGTCGATGTGGTTGAGGACGACCAGCATCACGTCGGCGTGGCCGGCGAGCGGCTTGAGGAAGCGGTCGTGGATGGCGGCGTCGGCGTACTTCTGCGGGTCGAGGACCCACACCATCATGTCGGCGAGCTGCACGAGTCGCTCGACCTCGAGGTGGTGGGAGACCTCGGTGGAGTCGTGGTCGGGGAGGTCGAGCAGCACGACGCCGCGCATCTCGACGTCCTCGTCGGCCTTCGACAGCATCGAGTCACGGGTGACCTGGTGACGGGCCGGGATGCCGAGCCACTCGAGCAGCTCCTCGGCGCCCTCCTTGCCCCACACGACGGCCGTGGCCCACGAGGTGGTGGGACGGCGTACGCCGACCGCGGCGAGCTCGAGCCCGCTGAGCGCGTTGAAGGTGGAGGACTTGCCGGAGCCGGTGGCGCCGGCGAGGGCGACCACGGTGTGGTCGGCCGACAGCTTGAGCCGGCTCGCGGCCCGGGAGGCGACGGTCGTGACGTCGTCGACCACGGCGTCGTCGACGCGACCGCGCGCGGCAGCGGCGGCGCGCTCGAGTCCGTCGACGCGGGCGCCGATGTCAGAGCTCCTGGTGACCAGCTTCTTGGCCCCTTCGAGCAACGACGTCATCTCTCCCTCACGGTCCGGTGGTAGTGCGTGGACCCTCAACCCTAGGGGGCGAGGTCACCATCGTCCGACACCTGCCCCGGCTGACTGGGGGCCGGCTCCCCCGGGTGGGTCGCGGCGTAGCGCAGGTCGTCGACCTTGCGGGCCGCCGAGCGCATCCGCTCGGGCGACTCGGGCTCGACCTCGAGGCTGTCGAGGAGGTCGGTGTAGCGCCGCCGCTCCCCGTCGAGGAGGTCGCCCAACTGGGTCTCGAGGCGCTGCCGGGCACGCTCGGCCAGGGTCCGGACGGCCTGGTCCCCGAAGACGGCCTCGAGCAGCTTCTGGCCGAGGACGGCCGACCCGCCTGCGATGCCGACCTCGGCGCCGCTGACGCCGGCCGTGTGGGCGAAGACGACGACCATCAGGGCGACGGACAGGCCGTTGACGCCGAAGGCGAGGAAGCGGGCCGTCGAGCGCTTGTCGGCGCCCTCCTGCCGCACCATCTCGAGCACGTCGCCCTGCCAGTCGCGGACCGCGCGCTCGGCCCTGCGGCGGAAGTCGCGCGACGCGCGGCCCAGGTCCTCCCCCGCGTCGGCGAGCAGGCCCTGGCCAGCCACGGTGCCGCGCCAGGACGCCTCGGCCCGCTCGGCGGCGGCCTCGGCGTGCTCGAGGATCAGCGTCTCGAGCCCGGACTCGACGGCGACGGTGACGCGCTCGGCCTGCTGGGGCTTGCCCTTGACGGCGTTGACGACGCGGTCGCGGATCCAGCCGACCTTCGTCTCGAGCGTGCGGAGCAGCTCGCCGGTGCCGACGAACTCCTGCCAGCGCGCGAGCACCTCTCCGCGCAGCAGGGTGCCGTCGGCGGAGGCCTCGCTGACCGCCGTCA
This genomic interval carries:
- a CDS encoding YfjP family GTPase yields the protein MTSLLEGAKKLVTRSSDIGARVDGLERAAAAARGRVDDAVVDDVTTVASRAASRLKLSADHTVVALAGATGSGKSSTFNALSGLELAAVGVRRPTTSWATAVVWGKEGAEELLEWLGIPARHQVTRDSMLSKADEDVEMRGVVLLDLPDHDSTEVSHHLEVERLVQLADMMVWVLDPQKYADAAIHDRFLKPLAGHADVMLVVLNHIDTVPEDRRATMVEDVRRLLEADGLAGVPVLPVSARQGWGIDELRGLVAKRVAEKKVTRSRLEADVKSAAQRLQDAAGAGKVPTLSKERVAALDDAFAEAAGIPTVVKAVGDSTRMRANRATGWPVTAWFSRLKPDPLKRLHLDLGSSGKQLTGAARTSVPKATGVQRARVDTEVRALADQVGEGMAPSWASAVRAASVSRLPDLGDRLDRAVGQTDLGAEKIPAWAGLVRVLQYLLIISAIVGALWLGVLALGTYARVPEPPTPSVGPFALPTLMLVGGIVLGLLLALVCRWLVAATARSRSRTADKRLRDAISEVSAEMVVAPIQAELASYTEVREGLAVALR